In one window of Zygosaccharomyces rouxii strain CBS732 chromosome E complete sequence DNA:
- a CDS encoding uncharacterized protein (weakly similar to uniprot|Q07824 Saccharomyces cerevisiae YLL028W TPO1 Proton- motive-force-dependent multidrug transporter of the major facilitator superfamily able to transport eight different compounds including polyamines quinidine cycloheximide and nystatin involved in excess spermidine detoxification): MPRIIDDLEPEPKKCEQEFVEDVNSPVEDNSSGTSPTGISPAEKFRQESSSIHTVNGKRVLQEYEVYDKLGYEFPQWKKWSIVTVIFVCQLSMNFNGSVYPHALSLISKEFHVSSQAANTSQMIFKVAYGFGCELWAPWSEEYGRRNIMQLSLFFTNIWQILGGKAPNFGTIIVARFLGGISQAGGSVTLGVVADMWQPQDHGYAVAYVVLASVLGAVIGPVFGGLMEEHLSWHWNFWIQLIFGGVTQLLHFFLVPETRASVLTDREAKRRRKSGEDPEIYGPHEVKSLDFKEIMRTWLRPFYMFLCEPIVLFCSLLSGFADHLIFICNQSFTPIFKQWHFSTTACGLIFITLVVSYAIAYPLHLIDIYYMRKKMDELMHSPRGPERRLLLLLYLAPLLSIGLFGFAWTSMGPSYTPWIAPAIFSTVIGIANYSIYMATIDYMVAAYGPYASSATGGNGLARDLLGGIAAMYAGPLYNNIGGKFHYQWASTLLGCLSIICSIPIYIFYWKGPLIRKKSKFAQEIARSLEDEMEHVQPGHTDKTINVQSNPSKEVSDKV; this comes from the coding sequence atGCCTAGAATTATAGATGATTTAGAACCAGAGCCTAAAAAATGCGAACAGGAGTTTGTCGAGGATGTCAACAGCCCTGTGGAAGATAACAGCTCTGGGACCTCACCCACTGGCATTTCTCCGGCAGAAAAGTTTAGACAAGAATCCAGCTCTATACATACCGTCAACGGTAAGCGTGTTTTGCAAGAATATGAGGTATACGATAAGCTAGGTTACGAGTTTCCACAGTGGAAAAAATGGAGTATCGTTACCGTTATATTTGTGTGTCAACTATCGATGAACTTCAATGGTAGCGTTTACCCTCATGCACTATCGCTTATTTCCAAGGAATTTCATGTCAGTTCACAAGCTGCCAATACCTCTCAGATGATTTTTAAAGTGGCGTACGGTTTTGGTTGCGAATTGTGGGCACCTTGGTCGGAAGAATACGGTAGACGGAATATCATGCAACTAAGTTTATTTTTTACGAATATTTGGCAGATTCTTGGTGGTAAGGCTCCAAATTTTGGTACTATTATTGTGGCAAGATTCCTTGGTGGTATTTCTCAAGCAGGTGGTTCAGTGACTCTTGGTGTTGTCGCTGATATGTGGCAACCACAAGACCATGGCTACGCAGTTGCTTACGTGGTGCTGGCATCCGTTCTCGGCGCTGTCATTGGTCCTGTATTTGGTGGCTTAATGGAGGAGCATCTCTCTTGGCACTGGAATTTCTGGATCCAACTGATCTTTGGCGGTGTTACGCAGCTATTACATTTCTTTTTAGTTCCAGAAACTAGGGCTAGTGTGTTAACAGACAGAGAGGCCAAGCGTCGTCGTAAATCCGGTGAGGATCCAGAGATATATGGTCCTCATGAAGTGAAATCCCTTGATTTTAAAGAGATTATGCGTACCTGGTTACGTCCATTTTACATGTTTCTTTGTGAACCAATTGTGCTTTTCTGTTCATTACTTTCCGGTTTTGCTGACCACTTGATCTTTATCTGCAACCAATCTTTCACTCCCATCTTCAAACAATGGCACTTTTCTACAACGGCTTGTGGTCTGATCTTCATTACTTTGGTAGTTAGCTACGCTATTGCATACCCTCTCCACTTGATCGATATTTACTACatgagaaagaaaatggaCGAATTAATGCATAGTCCTAGGGGTCCAGAACGTCGtcttttgttgttgctTTACCTCGCCCCGTTACTTTCTATTGGTCTTTTCGGTTTTGCATGGACGTCTATGGGGCCATCCTACACCCCATGGATTGCACCAGCTATTTTCAGTACTGTGATCGGTATTGCCAACTACAGTATTTACATGGCTACAATTGATTATATGGTGGCAGCATACGGTCCTTACGCATCTTCTGCAACAGGTGGCAACGGGTTAGCTCGTGATTTACTGGGTGGTATCGCAGCCATGTATGCAGGCCCTTTGTACAACAACATTGGCGGTAAGTTCCACTATCAATGGGCCAGTACGCTGTTGGGATGTCTATCCATTATTTGCAGTATCCCAATTTATATCTTTTACTGGAAAGGTCCACTTATCAGGAAGAAAAGTAAATTTGCTCAGGAAATCGCAAGATCTCTggaagatgagatggagCATGTGCAGCCTGGCCACACTGATAAAACTATTAACGTTCAGAGCAATCCTAGTAAAGAAGTCTCTGACAAGGTTTAA
- the YCT1 gene encoding Yct1p (similar to uniprot|Q12235 Saccharomyces cerevisiae YLL055W Hypothetical ORF) yields the protein MESQSSSEEHVVVDIIDKDKSVEENAVKDSTEINDQEKKYAVVKSKDTDVVLKFMEEHDSEVPEITPDQERTLRRKVALIIVGFTFLIDLTLYSDKAVLSYDSILGLFQDTGLTQNTYNDANTLFYVGYLIGQFNLIFVQKFSIGRVVAIMTGVWTIVIFLHCTAYNYQGIIALRFFLGFVESIAVPTLNITMNQFLTPSEKNSYGPIWYISSMGVTIPVGFIAYGILYAKSNVPTWKLFTIIIGGCTFLITILVFLWYPNNPADAKFLSTNEKVWVIRRVQKSSRASIEQKVIKKYQIVEAVKDPITWLFFLFFLTQQLANNLAYQQNLLFEGLGHITNLDSTLVSVASGGFASVCSIVATVFLLYTKDYTAFSVVFWSIPSFASSIALTTIPWDKRIALLAMLCVASPLFGIPWILMFSWNTTSCSGYTKRITRNAIVMIGYSISNIISPQIWRAKDAPRYIPAWIVQIVLSFFFAPMLALVVRYILKKRNVRRLTDLKSNNGLVEIDGEAVKVDVAMLDLTDLENKSFIYPL from the coding sequence ATGGAATCACAAAGTTCATCTGAAGAACATGTGGTGGTTGACATCATAGATAAGGACAAGTCTGTTGAGGAGAATGCTGTGAAAGATAGTACCGAAATTAATgatcaagaaaaaaaatatgcaGTCGTCAAATCGAAGGATACTGATGTTGTATTAAAATTTATGGAAGAGCATGACAGTGAAGTGCCGGAAATTACACCTGACCAAGAACGTACTCTGAGGAGAAAGGTGGCTTTAATTATTGTGGGGTTTACTTTCTTAATTGATTTGACTCTATATTCTGATAAGGCTGTGCTTTCATATGATTCTATCCTTGGTCTTTTTCAAGATACAGGGCTCACTCAAAACACGTACAATGATGCCAATACTCTCTTTTATGTCGGTTATCTTATTGGGCAGTTTAATTTGatatttgttcaaaaattctcGATTGGTAGGGTGGTAGCAATTATGACGGGGGTATGGactattgttatttttttgCATTGTACAGCCTATAACTATCAAGGAATAATTGCGTTGAGGTTTTTCTTGGGTTTCGTTGAATCAATTGCAGTTCCCACTTTGAATATCACAATGAATCAATTTCTGACACCGAGCGAAAAGAATTCATATGGACCTATATGGTATATTTCTTCTATGGGTGTTACTATACCTGTTGGATTTATCGCCTATGGGATTCTGTACGCAAAGTCTAATGTACCAACATGGAAACTGTTTACAATTATAATTGGTGGATGTACCTTCCTAATTACCATTTTAGTTTTTCTATGGTATCCAAATAATCCAGCTGATGCTAAGTTTTTAAGCACTAATGAGAAAGTATGGGTAATCAGAAGAGTTCAGAAGTCTAGTAGGGCCTCTATTGAACAAAAGGTTATAAAAAAATACCAAATAGTGGAGGCAGTGAAAGATCCAATAACTTGGttatttttccttttctttttgacCCAACAGCTTGCCAACAATTTAGCTTATCAACAAAACTTGTTATTTGAAGGTCTTGGTCATATTACAAATTTGGATTCAACGTTAGTTTCTGTTGCCTCTGGTGGATTTGCTTCCGTTTGCTCTATCGTTGCGACTGTTTTTCTGCTTTACACCAAAGATTATACCGCCTTCTCGGTTGTGTTTTGGAGTATACCATCGTTTGCGTCTTCAATTGCCTTGACCACAATTCCGTGGGATAAAAGAATCGCTTTACTGGCCATGTTATGTGTTGCTTCCCCATTATTTGGTATACCTTGGATTCTCATGTTTAGTTGGAACACCACGAGTTGCAGTGGGTATACGAAGAGGATTACACGGAATGCAATCGTAATGATTGGTTATAGTATTTCAAACATCATCTCCCCTCAGATTTGGAGAGCGAAAGATGCTCCGCGTTATATTCCTGCATGGATAgttcaaattgttctttcttttttctttgcaCCAATGCTTGCCTTAGTGGTTCGATACatattaaagaaaagaaatgtTAGGAGATTAACAGATTTGAAGAGTAACAATGGATTAGTTGAGATAGATGGAGAAGCTGTAAAAGTCGACGTGGCCATGCTCGATCTAACAGACTTGGAAAATAAATCCTTTATATACCCTCTCTAG
- a CDS encoding uncharacterized protein (some similarities with uniprot|P28319 Saccharomyces cerevisiae YKL096W CWP1 Cell wall mannoprotein linked to a beta-1 3- and beta-1 6-glucan heteropolymer through a phosphodiester bond involved in cell wall organization) gives MQLVVLILVLTSAFNVLVVSDMFRLRTLRSGDIITMEDGPLDDANVTNENNRLRINKDKTDLYAAVDDDHHLLFANNSYASEKTEGYFQQTSKHVASSPFSIKDGYLNYKNSKKFYAVAEDNGYTLYTRAAGGDAVEIVLMVESIDGKEIPDFP, from the coding sequence ATGCAGCTAGTTGTTTTAATTCTAGTTCTTACTTCAGCTTTTAATGTTTTGGTCGTCTCCGATATGTTTCGTCTTCGCACATTAAGATCTGGGGATATAATCACAATGGAGGACGGCCCGCTGGACGATGCAAATGTGACAAATGAAAACAATAGGTTACGTATTAACAAGGATAAAACAGACCTCTACGCAGCGGTAGATGATGACCACCATTTGTTATTTGCTAACAACTCCTATGCCTCGGAAAAAACCGAAGGCTACTTTCAACAAACATCTAAGCATGTGgcttcttcaccattttccaTAAAAGATGGATATctgaattacaaaaataGTAAGAAGTTTTACGCAGTTGCCGAGGATAATGGTTATACGTTGTATACAAGGGCGGCTGGTGGCGATGCCGTTGAAATTGTCCTCATGGTTGAGTCCATTGATGGCAAAGAAATTCCAGATTTTCCTTAA
- a CDS encoding uncharacterized protein (no similarity): MRQIFLRLLFPTKITHGIIQNRLNRSQTYTNLYGAILFSFVVYLQTSRNFTSMVFIHHAVIHELGSSFKAHELLVMFFGRIYLSFPSIQLSTKLTNSRCGKKNRGGSHYST, translated from the coding sequence ATGCGGCAAATCTTCTTGAGACTTTTGTTCCCCACCAAAATAACACATGGAATCATTCAAAACAGGTTAAACCGTTCTCAAACCTATACCAATCTCTATGGTGCTATTCTATTTTCATTCGTTGTCTACTTACAAACGTCGAGAAATTTTACTTCCATGGTATTCATACATCATGCAGTAATCCATGAACTAGGGTCATCTTTCAAAGCACATGAATTGTTAGTCATGTTCTTTGGTAGAATTTACTTGTCTTTTCCATCTATTCAGTTAAGTACGAAATTGACAAACTCAAGGTGTGGAAAAAAGAACAGGGGTGGCTCACATTATTCAACCTGA